DNA sequence from the Malus sylvestris chromosome 10, drMalSylv7.2, whole genome shotgun sequence genome:
TAAATTGATAGTGATACCCTCACGAGTCAGTCAAATGAGAGAATCTCGGTTCCAGACCGCTGGATGCCGAGAGGATCTAAATTCTGTCGACAATACATGATCTTTCTTTATGGAATCTGCTGAGTGCCGTGACTTCTCAGAAAAAGTTCTCCATAAGATATAACAACTTTTTTGTTGAGAGTTTTAACGGAAAATTCGTGAtgctgttcattttaacgaaaaatcatatttttacactaaaaagtcaaatctggtactattcattttaccctttattttgacttatcgttaaaactcaaagtttttaagccattttcattagttttttttttttttatcatagaACAAAATCTTGAATGTAAACACTTgtatatcttcttcttctttttttattgcaTAACATATATGATCAAAGAGATACAGAGATGCAAACAATTATATAGGCGCTAAGGAATGTTATAGTTACGACGCTTGACTATGGAGCTGAGGTCATTTCCAATAGAGAGGCTAAAGctccaacagtaaaaaaatagtttgaaatgtCAAAAAACTAATCTTCAATAGATGACTGGGTAGCCTGAGCTATAATTCTACTAGCCCAATAAAACATTATTTGGCTGAAGGCGCATCAGGTTGGCCAAGTGTAGGCCACCTATCAGCCCTTTTTAGGACAACTCTTATGAtgcaataattaatttaaattcaatgACTAGATATAAAAACATTCAATGGtagttttattaaattaaacaacaaattcaaagtataaacttaaaatcaataaattatTGAAGGCACTATATTTAACTCCTTCGGTTAGAGACGGTGTATAAGTATAATCTGACactgttcatttaaaaataattttttgcgaAACTATAATCTAGACGAACCTATGTTTAGCCCATTCAATTAGAGATGACCTTAGAGCCTGAGAATTAGTACGTAATGATTGGAGACTTGTTCCACTAGAGCTTTTGAagtaaataattgaaaattaaattacaaaataaacaagaaaGTATAAAAAGGATAAAAAGGTGCCTgaaaattattttccaaaatatGTTAACTAAAGTAGACTACGTCACCTTCTTCACATCTCTCTTAATCCTCCTAATccttaatttttctttgatttgttcATTATAACAgttgaaaaaaatagaaacgtaaaagaaagcgcGTAAATTATTTTCCTTTCCATTGTCCATCAGAGATACATcgatttattttaaaaatcgACTTAAATTAAGTGATTTCTAATATAACAATCTCTTTTTCAATCCACTTAGCAAGAATATAATGCTTGGAGTTTAAGTTTTCGAACCCAGAAAATGGACAATTGTTATAGACAGTAATTATCCTACACAACATTTGAGCCACTGCATTCGGTAACTACATCTACAAGCATAAGCAGTTTTACAGCTTACTGTTCGTTGACACTGGACAATCCATATCAAGGATTTGTCTGTCGTCGAAATTAACACAACAGAAAATGGCGATCTGAAACACCAGATCGTCCTCGGAAGTTTTCCCGTGTATGAATTTCACAACGGACCAATTTATTGCCATATCCGAGACCCGAGCAGGACAGCTTAGAATGTCCTGTGACTACCACCCTCACAATATAAAATCCACCGGAAAAATTGCAGTATGTAGAAGCTAAAGCGGTAACGATTAGTAGCATGAAACTGCCTTCACCAAGCCAGAGACGGTTTTCCTACATGTCAGCATGGTCCCAGTCAATTCTGTCGCCAACATTTTCTGTTTGATGAAGCCGGTTCCTAGCCAACCTGCTCATCACAGCAAGACCTGGGGAAAAAATCGTTTAAACGCAGTCAGATTTTGTAAACAGACGAAAACATTCATCCAGAATATATTAATTCTGATTGTGGAAATAATTTGGGTCGAGAAAGCAACTGGAGTCGCATGGTACCTTCAACCATTTTGTAGAGAGCTGACCACCACCCATCTCTAGAGATCTGGTTTTGATCAAGAGACTCTTCGATCTCTTTATCATGCTTTCCTTCCAAAACTCCTCGGAGTGTTATCACTGCATCCTTCGTCTTCTTGAGGATGCTGTTCTCGTCTTCAATTTCCAACCTTTGGAGGTCATTCTGAGATGAACTGAGGCTCACAGCTACAGCAAACTGAGCAGCAGCAGCCCAGCGAGAAGAGGCCAGCCATCTCCTCTGCCCATCTATTTGTCTGTTTCCTTCTCTCGCCAACCTGTTTTCTCCTTCCCCTCCAAGTACCAAGCTTCGTAAATATTGAGCATTCGCTGAGCCCGTACTTTGGACCATTTTAGAGAAAGCGCTTCCTTCGTTAGACAACAGGCGCTCTGGTGTATCAAATTCTCGAACCTAGAAGCACAAAAAGTgatcaacaaaaaagaaaatgacttAAAAGCTTTTAAGTTCAAAAGCTGCCAAGAGCTCTCAAGTATAATTGACTCAAATTCGCAATATGGATACCATAAGACAGAATTCATAACCTCTCCGCACTGGTAGTAAAAAATAAGcagaaaataaaacaatgaATGATAACTAACTCTGATTGAAGCATACCCGGCCAGCATCAAGCAGAAGGATTCGGTCGCAGTCAATAATGGTATTTAGACGATGAGCAATAATAAGCATTGTACATGACTTAAATTCTTCACGAATAGTTTTTTGAATAAGAGCGTCAGTTCTGACATCAACAGCTGCAGTCGCTTCATCAAGAACAAGAATCTTTGATCTTCGCAACAATGCTCGGGCAAGACTTAATAATTGTCGCTGTCCAACACTGAAATTATCTCCTGCCTCCGAGACCTTGACATATCACAAGTAAGAGAGAATTAAGACACTATTGCATTAAGGATATGACTTCTTTACCACCCCTTGAGTAACCTCTAAATGAGGAAGAACCTATATACAATAAGACCGAAATCACATCAAGCGAAGTTGAGCGTATACCTCAGCATCTAATCCCAAAGAATTCCTCCTGATGGCATCCTTCAGATGTGCCCTCTCTAAAGCTTCCCAGAGGTCAGCATCATTGTGTTCTTGAAAAGGATCGAGATTAAACCTCACAGTTcctaagaaaaacaaaaaaaaaaaggatcattAGAACAAACGTACTTTATTAGGTGTTGTCAACTAAAACATATCAACTTCTTACTGCTTCTGACTAATATTATAGCTTCCTAGGTCACCGTTTGCATGTACCTGAAAAGAGAACTGGTGACTGAGGTATGATACCAAGAACTTTACGTAGATCTGTCAGTCCAAACTTAGCGATATCATAATCATCAATCAaaattcttcctctttctaatTCAACAATCCGAAATAATGCATTTATCATGCTGGACTTTCCTGCACCAGTCCTTCCAACAATTCCAACCTTGTCAGTTGGAGAAATTGTGAAAGACAACTCATGTAAAACTGGAGGAAGTTCAGGTCTATAACGTAGAACAACATTCTCAAACTTAATAGATCCAGATGAAGGCCATGCTGGAGGGGGGCGGTTGCTCTCAATTACAGCTGGACCCTCCGCAGGCAACTCTATATATGTACCAACCCGCTCAACAGCATTTAAGCTATTCTCAGCCAGACTTGCAAGTCTCAGAACAGCAGTCAATAAACTTGTAATATTAAGTGCATAACTGAGAAGGAGACCCATAGTGGATGCAAACTCCTGCTGGTTCTCTGCCCTTCCGTTTTGCATAACAGCAAAGGTAGCCGTAAACCATATCATGAGACCTCCCAATGTTTCCAAACGAATTCCAAGCCAGCGGTTTCCACTCATGTTCACCAGTGTGAATCTGATATTGTTGTCCACAGATTTTCCATTAATGTCTGCCATCCGATCATAAGCCTTGTATGCACGAATAGTTGCTAAACCATTCAGTGCTTCACCAAATTGTGCATAAACAGGGGATCTGCTGATGGAGTCCAGGCGCTTTACCTCACGAGCCGTGCTCTACCCcaatagagagagaaaatagaggatATTAGACAATACAGAGTGCAAATAAAAAAAGCGATACCAAAGTGACCAACACACCAACACAATAATACAACAGGATAAGTACATGAAACCTAGTAACCGTAAGTTAAGGGTGACTCCAAAAGCATATCAAACATGTAAGAATCATGTACCTGATAGTAGAGATAGGCTgcataaaacaaaacaagaagtGGCATAATGGCCCACAAGGACATAGTGCTCACGATCCCTATCAAGATGAAGGTAGAAAGGAGCTGAGAGACTTGGCCAAGAAACATATTCACAAATGGAGCAACATTCCGATCAATGTCTCCAAGATCCTTTGCAAATCTATTTATGATCCGTCCAAGGGGATTGGTTTGGAAGAAGACCATTGGAGCTCTTAATATAGAGTTAAGCATGGCCTCATGCAACCTCCTAGCAGCATAAAGACTAGAAGTAATCAACCAATAAGAGTTTGCCAGTGTCACCAAAACCTGAAACCAAGAAATGTAGATGGATTTTCATCACAAGAAACAAGGTGGTAAAAGTGATTCAAGCTTCTCAGTAGAATTCGATGCAAAATCTTCCACAAGATAGTTCACACAAATTTCAACACCTAACTTAAAGCAACTGCTGTATAACTGTGTTCTTACCTGACCAAATGATAGAAGTGCATAGATCATGTTGTAGAAACCGGGGTTATAATTCCCTGTCATGCTTTGATCAGTCCAATGGCTCAACCATGTGCTACTTGAAACTCGTAGAACCTCAGATGAAATATAGCACATAAAGAGTATCATAACCACCCACAAGCCTCCTAACGCATCCTTATACCTGGATAAGATAAATTGAAAATTTACAAGACTTGTAAGCATTCAATACCTAGGTAATGTGCGACTAGCACTTAGTTGTAGTCCCTCTCACAATGTATGTGCAAAAGAAGTCAAATTGACGACAAACACCTCTGAGACCAAGATTTCTTAAGAATTATGGGATGACTCAATGTACCAGAGTACTAGGGGAATTCAAGGGGATACTGAAATTTTGTTATTGAAAATCTGATTTACCTCGCCAAAACTTTCAAGCTAACAACGCCTGTTTCCCTTTCTTCTTGTTTGATAAGAACAgattttccttcttttggtttatttgcTTGGCTTGTACTTTTTGGTATACCATTAACCATCCCATTAACAATAGGTTTTGAAGAGGCACTATGCTCCATCGTTTCACTGTTTTGATCAATGGTTCCaccatcttctttttcttcttcttcatattcTTCCATTTTTCCCGCATTTTCCATTAGCCTTTTGAACAGCGTGCCATTATTGGAAAGCTCTTCAAATGTTCCCTCCTCTTTCACCATACCTTCATGGACCAGGATGATTCTATCAACTTGCGAAAGGAAATGTAGCTGATTTGTAACAAGAACCCTGGTTTTCTCTCTCAATTCTCCCCTGATACATTTATCAAAAACCTGGTATGATACATAAGAAATGTTACACGACTATACAAAAGAATAATTAATAACCAATTTTCAGCAGCCAGAGATAGGGCTTGCAAGTGTAGAAATAAATAACATAATTAGGAAAATGCAAAAGACAAGATAAACCAGCGTGTATTTACTACTAAGTCATTGCACATCTTTTCAATAAAATATCCATACGCTTTACAGTAGAAATATAAGGAAGATAGAACCATACTAGTAGAATCACAGGACTTAAATACGAATTTGTCAAAATTAATGTGATTATGATCCGCGAACACAAATGCTTAAATAAAGGTATGCCTATGTGGGTAAGTCCAATTAACTCTGACAATACAAAGATTCAACCTAGTATCGGAAATACTGATAACTTACCAAGAACATGTTTGTGGAGATGACAAAAGACATGCTTAACAATAGATCatagattattttttatatttaaaattagaaTCTAGGAGCAATAAGGATAACCGAACTCTTGAAGTGAATAACTTAAGTTAGATGTAAAATAGTAACCTGTCGAGCCACGTGAGCATCCAGAGCACTCAAGGGATCATCAAAAATGTATACATCAGAGTTGGAGTAGACAGCTCTAGCCATAGAGACTCTTTGCTTCTGCCCACCACTAATATTCACTCCTCTTTCACCAATCTCGGTCAGATCACCACCCTACAGTGAAACAAGTGAGAAATTTAGGCCCACAAATTACTAGGTAGCATCGGAAGTTTGCAAAAAGCACTGTAAGAACTAACATGATAGAACTCTTAAGAGCACTTACAGGCAATAAGTCAAGGTCATGCCTCAATGCAGTCACATCTATTGCCTTCTCATATCTTCCGGAGTCAAAGTATGATCCAAATAAAATGTTGTCACGTACCTGAAAACGTAAATTCAGAAAGTGACCCATTTGCATGAGCAAGTAGATTGCCTTGTAATTAATTTACTACTCAAGGTTAAATCATGTCCCAGGGCACTGTCTCCAACTAAATTACCTTGATAACAAGAACAAGTACTATTTGAGCCAGCACATTTCAATCACAAGAATTTCCAGATTCACAGAAACAGTAAATAAATGCAAAAAATCAAACACATACTTCAGAAAGAcgtaaataaatacaaaaaaatgggGATGCTCAAAACTTACGGTTGCATTAAAAATCCATGAAACTTGTGGAACATAAGCAACCATTCCTCTCGTTACAACACTTGATTCTGCTACAGAAGGAAGCTCCCCAAGCATTGCAGATATAAGCGACGTCTTTCCTTCACCAGTACTGCCAACAATTGCTACCAAGCTCCCAACAGGGATATCCAAATTAACATCCGTCAGTGTGGGCTTCTCCGCCTGAAGGAAAACATATATTTCAGGTCTGTTTGTTTCACAGAGAAAATGCAAAATACTTCTAAGCTTGTTCAAGCACTAGATTACTTATTTACAGAATCCTTCTACAATACACACAAACTTATATGATGTAAGCACTATGAAAGCTAAAATTGGACACCAGAGATAAAAGCTGACCTCAAGCCTGCAACAAAAATGCACAACTTGACTATATACATGAACACACATAGGAAATCATGAATCAAATGTGCGATGAACATATTCATCACAGCCACAGAGAAACTAAAGAAACATTATCAATTAGACCTTTGAGTCCCAAGAAAAGTATCCATTCTTAATTGAGATGGCCGGCAGTCCTGGATCAAGAGGAGGGTTTGGCAGAAGAACTCTTTCTTCAGCTAAAAGTAGCTCCTCTAGGCGCTTTAAGGATACATTAGCATtaaccacctgcaaaagtaaaGTAATACTAGAAATTAAGTAATAGAAGAAAACATGTAAGAAGTTCACAAAGTTGGCAGACAAAGAACTTTATTTGATGATTTACAAGAAATTGAAAGAGTACTTAATGCTGAAGAGGCTAACATATTTTTAAACTGCTTATTCAAAGTATTGGCAAGAATTGTATTCAGAAAAGAACCAACAGGATATAAAACACTGAAATATTCTTGCATATACATCACactacccaaaaaaaaacatctTCAAGAATAACCTAAAGTTTGAACCGCAATAAATGTTTTGAGGAAAATATTATCATTTTTGGGTACCAGGAAAGAAGTCGAACCTGGGTTATTATATTAGGAAGCATGAATAGGGGAAACCGAAGCACAGCGAACAGAGAAAGTGAAGTAAATGCCCTTGCAGGTGTAAGATCCCCACCAAGAAAAGTGAacaatccaaatgaaatcacaGTGACTATAACTGGGGTGCTATTTAGTATAAATCCATTGCACTGCAAAACAAGGGAAAGagtcagtaaaaaaaaaaaaaaggttgacgTTCGTAACATCTATCTCAAGGAATT
Encoded proteins:
- the LOC126585861 gene encoding ABC transporter C family member 2-like; protein product: MGFEPLDWYCRPVPGGVWTRAVENAFGAYTPCAVDSLVVCISHLVVLGLCIYRIWRIKKDFKAQRFCLQSKVYNYMLGLLAAYCTAEPLFRLIMGISVLNLDGQIGLAPFEVFSLILEAITWCSMLVMIGVETKIYIREVRWFVRFAVIYTLVGDSVMLNLVLSLRDLYHRSVLYLYISEVVAQGLFGILLLLYIPRLVDYPGYTPIRTESIDDAAYEELPGGEQICPERHANILSRMLFSWVNPLMKLGYQRPITEKDVWKLDTWDRTETLNNKFQACWAQERRKPKPWLLRALNSSLGGRFWFGGFWKIGNDLSQFVGPLILNHLLQSMQRGDPAWIGYIYAFLIFAGVVGGVLCEAQYFQNVMRVGFRLRSTLVAAVFRKSLRLTHEARKKFASGKITNLMTTDAEALQQISQSLHTLWSAPFRIIISMVLLYQQLGVASLLGALMLVLLFPLQTFVISKMQKLSKEGLQRTDKRIGLMNEILAAMDTVKCYAWESSFQSKVHSVRNDELFWFRKASLLGACNGFILNSTPVIVTVISFGLFTFLGGDLTPARAFTSLSLFAVLRFPLFMLPNIITQVVNANVSLKRLEELLLAEERVLLPNPPLDPGLPAISIKNGYFSWDSKAEKPTLTDVNLDIPVGSLVAIVGSTGEGKTSLISAMLGELPSVAESSVVTRGMVAYVPQVSWIFNATVRDNILFGSYFDSGRYEKAIDVTALRHDLDLLPGGDLTEIGERGVNISGGQKQRVSMARAVYSNSDVYIFDDPLSALDAHVARQVFDKCIRGELREKTRVLVTNQLHFLSQVDRIILVHEGMVKEEGTFEELSNNGTLFKRLMENAGKMEEYEEEEKEDGGTIDQNSETMEHSASSKPIVNGMVNGIPKSTSQANKPKEGKSVLIKQEERETGVVSLKVLARYKDALGGLWVVMILFMCYISSEVLRVSSSTWLSHWTDQSMTGNYNPGFYNMIYALLSFGQVLVTLANSYWLITSSLYAARRLHEAMLNSILRAPMVFFQTNPLGRIINRFAKDLGDIDRNVAPFVNMFLGQVSQLLSTFILIGIVSTMSLWAIMPLLVLFYAAYLYYQSTAREVKRLDSISRSPVYAQFGEALNGLATIRAYKAYDRMADINGKSVDNNIRFTLVNMSGNRWLGIRLETLGGLMIWFTATFAVMQNGRAENQQEFASTMGLLLSYALNITSLLTAVLRLASLAENSLNAVERVGTYIELPAEGPAVIESNRPPPAWPSSGSIKFENVVLRYRPELPPVLHELSFTISPTDKVGIVGRTGAGKSSMINALFRIVELERGRILIDDYDIAKFGLTDLRKVLGIIPQSPVLFSGTVRFNLDPFQEHNDADLWEALERAHLKDAIRRNSLGLDAEVSEAGDNFSVGQRQLLSLARALLRRSKILVLDEATAAVDVRTDALIQKTIREEFKSCTMLIIAHRLNTIIDCDRILLLDAGRVREFDTPERLLSNEGSAFSKMVQSTGSANAQYLRSLVLGGEGENRLAREGNRQIDGQRRWLASSRWAAAAQFAVAVSLSSSQNDLQRLEIEDENSILKKTKDAVITLRGVLEGKHDKEIEESLDQNQISRDGWWSALYKMVEGLAVMSRLARNRLHQTENVGDRIDWDHADM